Proteins encoded together in one Sphingomonas radiodurans window:
- a CDS encoding polyprenyl synthetase family protein, translated as MSPSPALEAALAEAAQEIDARFDALLAVPDDPRAGLYRAMRHAAIDGGKRLRPLLVFATAKLFACDRDCAARVAVALEAIHVYSLIHDDLPAMDNDDLRRGRPTVHKAFDEATAILAGDCLHALAFEVLADPATHPDPFVRAELVLDLARAAGPSGMAGGQMMDLEAERTTFDLVTVTRLQAMKTGALIAAAVEAGAILGRVPPEGRIRLRGYARDLGLAFQIVDDLLDVEGDEALAGKKLRKDAGAGKETFVSLLGVEPARERSRLLVDQAIEHLRNYGPEADLLRDIARFVLSRDH; from the coding sequence ATGAGCCCGTCCCCCGCGCTTGAGGCGGCCCTGGCCGAAGCCGCGCAGGAAATCGACGCGCGCTTCGACGCGTTACTTGCCGTGCCGGACGATCCCCGTGCCGGCCTCTACCGCGCGATGCGCCACGCCGCGATCGACGGTGGCAAGCGCCTTCGCCCGCTGCTCGTGTTCGCCACAGCCAAATTGTTCGCCTGCGATCGGGATTGTGCCGCCCGCGTCGCGGTCGCGCTTGAGGCGATCCACGTCTATTCGCTGATCCACGACGATCTGCCCGCGATGGACAATGACGATCTGCGTCGCGGCCGACCTACCGTCCACAAGGCCTTTGACGAAGCAACCGCAATCCTTGCCGGCGATTGTCTGCACGCTCTGGCGTTCGAGGTACTCGCCGATCCCGCGACGCATCCTGATCCGTTCGTCCGCGCCGAGCTGGTGCTCGATCTCGCCCGCGCCGCTGGGCCGTCGGGCATGGCCGGCGGGCAGATGATGGATCTCGAAGCCGAACGCACGACCTTCGATCTGGTCACCGTCACGCGGCTGCAGGCGATGAAGACCGGCGCGCTGATCGCCGCCGCGGTCGAGGCCGGCGCGATTCTTGGCCGCGTGCCGCCGGAAGGTCGGATCCGCCTTCGCGGATACGCCCGCGATCTCGGGCTCGCTTTCCAGATCGTCGACGATCTGCTCGACGTAGAGGGCGACGAAGCGCTAGCCGGCAAGAAGCTGCGCAAGGACGCGGGCGCCGGCAAGGAAACCTTCGTCTCGCTGCTGGGGGTAGAGCCGGCGCGCGAACGCAGCCGATTGCTCGTCGACCAGGCGATTGAACACTTGCGCAACTACGGCCCGGAAGCCGATCTACTCCGCGACATCGCCCGTTTCGTGCTTTCGAGGGATCACTGA
- a CDS encoding exodeoxyribonuclease VII small subunit — METPVESLTFEAALKELETIVARLESGETPLQDAIDLYERGNVLRARCADRLDAAQARIEAIRIDAEGRATTTPFAAA, encoded by the coding sequence ATGGAAACGCCCGTCGAAAGCCTGACGTTCGAAGCCGCACTCAAGGAGCTCGAGACGATCGTCGCGCGCCTCGAGTCCGGCGAAACCCCGCTGCAGGACGCGATCGACCTGTATGAGCGCGGCAACGTGCTCCGCGCGCGTTGTGCCGATCGGCTCGATGCCGCGCAGGCCCGGATCGAGGCGATCCGGATCGATGCGGAAGGCCGCGCGACCACCACGCCCTTCGCCGCGGCATGA
- a CDS encoding GGDEF domain-containing protein gives MRGYDTGWFWALVAAIVALCAVVTPATAQTGLVGQPVSVCVARVQPGDTPAAMLRATDRFDCAMRQTDHGPGDYWVRSAPLAASGTTLLRTASLWQHRASLWTVYADGHVARRSYDGRALANTIQLGAIAEMPLESRAAPVTRLLWRIDGAANLRGIVVAPRLATPEQSTRANLILAGLYGAFGGLCVALFVYNLALWAAQRHRFQLAYCAMLIALGTYAFSSSGALAWVWPMLPNNDRLRINYLTLAASAVSALVFARTFFEARVFHGWLTHLISIVATLVMGSAIFLVLAAGWQIVLLDRLYAGSFLLVALVSGPILWQAWRRRSDFLWLFAGAWALPILVAVMRVAGNFNYLAWSFLLDNSTLVAMTVEALLSSLAIAYRTRLIARERDVALEQGSAAQQLADRDPLTGLLNRRAFLRDAIGRAGDQQLLIVDLDHFKAVNETLGHDGGDEVLRRVARVLRRCGTSGALLARIGGEEFALLAHTTNPIAIDQVLDLIRAERMPFDLRVTASLGAATGLLATERDWERLYHDADQALFAAKAAGRDRARTTDDAVLAA, from the coding sequence ATGCGCGGGTACGACACGGGATGGTTCTGGGCGTTGGTGGCTGCCATTGTTGCGCTCTGCGCGGTCGTGACCCCAGCCACGGCGCAGACCGGACTGGTTGGCCAGCCGGTTTCCGTTTGCGTCGCGCGCGTCCAGCCGGGTGACACGCCCGCCGCGATGCTGCGCGCCACAGACCGGTTCGATTGCGCGATGCGCCAGACCGATCACGGCCCCGGCGATTACTGGGTCCGCTCCGCCCCGCTCGCCGCGTCCGGCACAACCTTGCTGCGGACCGCCAGCCTCTGGCAGCACCGCGCAAGTCTCTGGACCGTCTATGCCGACGGCCATGTCGCGCGGCGCAGCTACGATGGGCGCGCGCTAGCCAACACGATCCAACTTGGCGCGATCGCTGAGATGCCGCTCGAGTCCCGCGCCGCGCCGGTCACGCGCCTGCTGTGGCGGATCGACGGCGCCGCAAACCTGCGCGGGATCGTCGTCGCCCCGCGGCTCGCGACCCCGGAACAAAGCACGCGCGCGAATCTCATCCTCGCTGGCCTATACGGCGCGTTCGGCGGGCTGTGCGTCGCGTTGTTCGTCTATAACCTCGCGCTTTGGGCCGCGCAGCGGCACCGCTTCCAGCTCGCCTATTGCGCCATGCTGATCGCGCTTGGCACCTATGCCTTTTCGTCGTCCGGCGCACTGGCCTGGGTGTGGCCGATGCTGCCAAACAACGATCGGTTGCGGATCAACTATCTCACGCTTGCCGCCTCGGCGGTTAGCGCCCTCGTATTTGCACGCACCTTCTTCGAGGCGCGCGTGTTCCACGGCTGGCTGACCCATCTCATCAGCATCGTCGCCACGCTTGTGATGGGAAGTGCGATCTTCCTCGTTCTCGCGGCGGGCTGGCAGATCGTGCTGCTCGATCGGCTTTACGCCGGCAGCTTCCTTCTCGTTGCACTCGTCAGCGGGCCGATCCTCTGGCAGGCATGGCGGCGGCGTAGCGACTTCCTGTGGCTCTTCGCAGGAGCGTGGGCGCTGCCGATCCTCGTCGCCGTGATGCGCGTGGCAGGCAACTTCAACTATCTCGCGTGGAGCTTCCTGCTCGACAATTCGACGCTCGTCGCAATGACGGTGGAGGCGCTGCTGTCGAGCCTGGCGATCGCCTACCGCACACGACTGATCGCGCGCGAGCGGGATGTGGCGCTGGAGCAGGGCAGCGCCGCGCAACAACTCGCCGATCGTGACCCGTTGACCGGCCTTCTCAACCGTCGCGCTTTCCTGCGCGATGCCATCGGGCGTGCGGGGGATCAGCAATTGCTGATCGTCGATCTCGATCACTTCAAGGCGGTGAACGAAACGCTCGGGCATGACGGCGGAGATGAAGTGCTCCGCCGCGTCGCACGCGTGCTGCGGCGTTGCGGGACGAGCGGCGCGCTGCTTGCGCGGATCGGCGGCGAGGAATTCGCGCTGCTCGCCCACACCACAAATCCGATCGCGATCGATCAGGTGCTCGATCTGATCCGTGCCGAGCGTATGCCGTTCGACCTTCGCGTCACTGCCTCGCTCGGCGCTGCCACCGGGCTGCTGGCCACTGAGCGAGATTGGGAGCGACTATACCACGACGCCGATCAGGCGCTGTTCGCCGCGAAGGCCGCGGGGCGCGATCGGGCGCGAACCACCGACGATGCCGTACTGGCTGCCTGA